In the genome of Podospora pseudocomata strain CBS 415.72m chromosome 2 map unlocalized CBS415.72m_2.2, whole genome shotgun sequence, one region contains:
- the URM1 gene encoding Ubiquitin-related modifier 1 (COG:O; EggNog:ENOG503P6W9; BUSCO:EOG09265K1R) — MAPEPETMPISVDFLGGLDTLFSNTTSHTISLPLLNPSDSSPANVGFLISYLVKHHLKHPRTEFFVQGDGHLTPGILVLINEADWELEGEEECELKAGDKVVFVSTMHGG, encoded by the exons ATGGCACCAGAACCAGAGACCATGCCCATCTCGGTGGATTTCCT AGGCGGCCTAgacaccctcttctccaacacaacatcccacaccatctccctccccctcctcaacccctccgactcctcccccgccaacGTCGGCTTCCTAATCTCATACCTCGTCAAGCACCACCTCAAGCACCCAAGGACAGAATTTTTCGTGCAAGGCGATGGTCACTT AACACCCGGCATACTGGTCCTCATCAACGAGGCAGACTGGGAACtcgaaggggaggaagaatgCGAGCTCAAGGCGGGGGATAAAGTTGTTTTTGTCTCGACCATGCACGGTGGTTAG